In the Gossypium arboreum isolate Shixiya-1 chromosome 10, ASM2569848v2, whole genome shotgun sequence genome, one interval contains:
- the LOC108489682 gene encoding uncharacterized protein At4g15545 isoform X2: MIYLIPVLSVFFFIYNIEKVKQKRKLIEKRLECVTVCVCVCVCVRERERVIKMLAKESGGSTFDLPEELLQVLPSDPFDQLDVARKITSIALSTRVSLLEAESSSLRDKLTEKDQQIADLCAQIDALETSLSETSNKLVKADQEKESLLKDNASLSNTVRKLQRDVSKLEVFRRKLMQSLQEDDESSATGGPPIIAKPTLSEDDSALISRTASMRSQYSDSGAEDRDSDASRPGLPHGLLLASQTSTPRLTPPGSPPSVSASVSPTRTSKPVSPRRHSVSFSTSRGMFDDRSSISSSDSGSQSGRTRVDGKEFFRQVRSRLSYEQFGAFLANVKELNSHKQTREETLRKAEEIFGPDNRDLYAIFEGLINRNVH, translated from the exons ATGATTTATCTAATCCCCGTACTTTCAGTTTTTTTCTTCATATATAATATAGAAAAAGTGAAACAAAAAAGGAAGCTAATAGAAAAGAGATTGGAGTGTGTgactgtgtgtgtgtgtgtgtgtgtgtgtgtgagagagagagagagagttatAAAAATGTTGGCCAAAGAGTCGGGTGGTTCCACCTTCGATCTTCCCGAGGAATTATTGCAAGTATTACCCTCCGATCCTTTTGATCAACTCGATGTGGCCCGTAAGATCACCTCCATTGCTCTCTCCACCCGCGTGTCTTTACTCGAAGCCGAGTCTTCTTCTCTTCGAGACAAGCTCACCGAGAAAGACCAACAAATCGCCGACTTGTGTGCCCAGATCGATGCTCTCGAGACTTCTTTGTCTGAAACCTCGAATAAGCTCGTTAAGGCCGACCAAGAAAAG GAGAGCTTGTTGAAAGATAATGCTTCGCTTTCTAATACTGTAAGGAAGCTTCAGAGAGATGTTTCCAAG TTGGAGGTCTTTAGAAGGAAGCTTATGCAGTCACTTCAAGAGGACGATGAAAGTTCT GCCACAGGGGGTCCTCCAATCATCGCGAAGCCAACACTGTCAG AAGATGATTCTGCCTTGATTTCAAGAACTGCTTCAATGCGCAGCCAGTACTCTGATTCGGGTGCAGAGGATCGTGACTCAGATG CCTCAAGGCCTGGCTTACCTCATGGCCTCCTGCTAGCATCACAAACAAGCACACCGCGGCTAACTCCTCCAGGTTCTCCACCAAGTGTGTCAGCTTCTGTATCCCCCACAAGGACATCTAAGCCAGTGTCTCCTAGGAGACATTCAGTTTCGTTTTCTACCTCAAGAGGCATGTTTGATGATAGGTCATCAATATCAAGCTCCGATTCTGGATCACAGTCTG GTCGCACTCGGGTTGATGGGAAAGAATTCTTCCGTCAAGTCAG GAGCCGCTTGTCGTATGAGCAGTTTGGTGCGTTCCTGGCAAATGTTAAAGAACTAAACTCCCACAAACAAACGAGAGAA GAGACTTTGAGGAAAGCAGAGGAGATTTTTGGCCCGGATAACAGAGATCTTTATGCAATATTTGAGGGTTTGATTAATCGCAATGTCCATTAA
- the LOC108487100 gene encoding probable prolyl 4-hydroxylase 4 gives MAIGRSCSLQILILNLIASNLYQSCESFLTPPSSIINPSKVKQVSWKPRAFVYEGFLTDLECDHLISLAKSELKRSAVADNVSGQSKLSEVRTSSGMFIPKGKDPIVAGIEDKISTWTFLPKENGEDIQVLRYEHGQKYDPHYDYFTDKVNIARGGHRIATVLMYLTNVTKGGETVFPQAEEPSRRRTPPKDDLSECAKKGIAVKPRRGDALLFFSLFPTAIPDQNSLHAGCPVIEGEKWSATKWIHVDSFEKNLDIGGNCTDLNESCERWAALGECTKNREYMIGTAELPGYCRRSCKVC, from the exons ATGGCTATTGGGAGGAGTTGTTCTCTGCAAATCCTAATATTGAACTTAATCGCTTCAAACTTGTACCAATCATGTGAGTCCTTCTTAACTCCTCCAAGCTCCATTATCAATCCTTCTAAAGTCAAACAAGTTTCCTGGAAACCTAG GGCTTTCGTCTATGAAGGCTTCTTAACGGACCTCGAATGCGATCATTTGATCTCTCTA GCGAAATCGGAGCTAAAGAGATCTGCAGTTGCTGATAATGTTAGTGGACAGAGCAAGCTTAGCGAAGTCCGTACGAGCTCAGGGATGTTCATTCCTAAGGGAAAG gatCCTATTGTTGCTGGTATAGAGGACAAGATTTCAACATGGACCTTTCTGCCTAAAG AAAATGGGGAAGACATACAAGTTTTGAGATACGAGCATGGGCAAAAATATGATCCACACTATGATTATTTTACTGACAAGGTGAATATCGCTAGAGGTGGACATCGCATTGCAACTGTACTGATGTATCTTACAAATGTGACCAAAGGTGGTGAAACTGTATTCCCTCAAGCCGAG GAACCTTCACGTCGTAGAACTCCTCCAAAAGATGATCTATCGGAATGTGCAAAGAAGGGAATTGCTG TGAAACCACGAAGAGGTGATGCACTTCTCTTCTTCAGTCTCTTCCCAACTGCTATTCCTGACCAGAACAGTCTCCATGCTGGGTGCCCGGTGATTGAAGGTGAGAAATGGTCCGCCACAAAATGGATTCATGTTGATTCATTCGAAAAGAATTTAGACATCGGTGGTAACTGCACGGATTTGAACGAGAGCTGTGAGAGATGGGCTGCTCTTGGTGAGTGTACCAAGAACCGAGAATATATGATCGGAACTGCAGAACTTCCTGGCTATTGTAGGAGAAGCTGCAAAGTATGTTGA
- the LOC108489680 gene encoding receptor-like cytosolic serine/threonine-protein kinase RBK2 produces the protein MGDRIEASDPTCAESSDKTGTEKKKWEPLRFIRRKPRTSFSDSVTSIDLTSLGAELKRIDALSPKGDLQDCSRTAEALELTNEASEESNSATDSEGQLSLTGLVHLRGFFRLLKKGPGIPSQVLPPLMPKLPLKRGKKGGEDTVPLDSALDAELRCLKSSWKNFSLSELQEATNNFSHENLIGQGGYAEVYKGQLKDRKFVAIKRLMKGSQEEMIEDFLSELGIMVHLDHPNIAKMIGYGVEGGMYLVLQLSPHGSLSSLLYGPKEKLTWRIRFKIAVGTAEGLSYLHEGCQRRIIHKDIKAANVLLSENFDAQISDFGLSKWLPDNWTHHTVYKVEGTFGYLAPELFMHGIVDEKTDVYAFGVLLLELITGRRAVDSSQKSLVIWAKPLIAENKINELVDPALGNNYDLDQLKCAIATASICINQSSIDRPQMSQVVGMLKGDPKCLEMLKEQEKCPHRRTFSDEIFHTEEYNSTNCLNGQNSQNEKVS, from the exons ATGGGGGACAGAATAGAAGCATCTGATCCTACATG TGCTGAAAGTTCCGATAAAACTGGCACCGAAAAGAAGAAATGGGAGCCTCTTCGTTTTATAAGGAGaaaacctcgaacttctttctCCGACTCAGTTACATCTATTG ACTTGACATCTTTAGGCGCCGAATTGAAGAGAATCGATGCACTGTCTCCAAAAGGTGATCTTCAAGATTGCTCAAGGACTGCAGAAGCTCTAGAACTAACAAATGAAGCATCAGAAGAATCTAACTCCGCAACGGACTCTGAAGGCCAACTGAGTTTGACTGGTCTTGTTCATCTGCGCGGCTTCTTTCGTTTACTGAAAAAAGGACCCGGAATCCCTTCTCAAGTATTGCCTCCTCTAATGCCTAAGCTCCCGTTAAAGAGGGGAAAAAAAGGCGGAGAAGACACGGTTCCACTAGATTCCGCTCTGGATGCAGAATTACGCTGTTTAAAATCTTCCTGGAAGAACTTTTCACTCTCAGAGCTTCAGGAAGCAACCAATAACTTCAGCCATG AAAATTTGATAGGGCAAGGAGGGTATGCAGAAGTTTACAAAGGGCAATTGAAAGACAGGAAGTTTGTTGCAATTAAGCGGCTAATGAAAGGTTCACAGGAAGAGATGATCGAGGATTTCTTGTCTGAGCTTGGAATTATGGTTCATCTGGACCATCCCAATATTGCTAAAATGATTGGCTATGGGGTTGAAGGGGGCATGTACCTTGTTCTTCAATTGTCTCCCCATGGAAGCCTGTCATCTTTACTTTACG GCCCCAAGGAGAAACTGACTTGGAGAATCAGATTCAAGATTGCTGTCGGGACTGCCGAAGGCCTTAGCTATCTTCATGAAGGTTGCCAGCGGAGAATTATCCATAAAGATATCAAGGCAGCAAACGTATTGCTTTCCGAGAACTTTGATGCTCAG ATTTCTGATTTTGGCCTTTCAAAGTGGTTACCCGATAATTGGACACATCATACCGTCTATAAAGTCGAAGGCACATTTGG TTACCTTGCTCCTGAGCTTTTCATGCACGGCATAGTCGATGAAAAAACGGATGTTTATGCTTTCGGCGTACTGCTGTTGGAACTAATCACCGGGAGGCGAGCTGTTGATAGTTCACAAAAAAGCCTTGTTATCTGG GCAAAACCATTGATTGCAGAAAATAAGATCAACGAGCTCGTTGATCCAGCTCTCGGGAATAACTATGACCTGgaccagttaaaatgtgccaTTGCAACAGCTTCTATTTGTATAAATCAGTCATCGATAGATCGACCCCAAATGAGTCAG GTTGTAGGCATGCTTAAAGGTGATCCTAAATGCCTTGAGATGCTGAAAGAACAAGAAAAGTGCCCTCATCGGAGGACTTTCTCCGACGAGATCTTTCATACAGAAGAATACAATTCAACTAACTGTTTGAATGGTCAAAATTCTCAGAATGAAAAAGTTTcataa
- the LOC108489682 gene encoding uncharacterized protein At4g15545 isoform X1 → MIYLIPVLSVFFFIYNIEKVKQKRKLIEKRLECVTVCVCVCVCVRERERVIKMLAKESGGSTFDLPEELLQVLPSDPFDQLDVARKITSIALSTRVSLLEAESSSLRDKLTEKDQQIADLCAQIDALETSLSETSNKLVKADQEKESLLKDNASLSNTVRKLQRDVSKLEVFRRKLMQSLQEDDESSATGGPPIIAKPTLSEDDSALISRTASMRSQYSDSGAEDRDSDVSASRPGLPHGLLLASQTSTPRLTPPGSPPSVSASVSPTRTSKPVSPRRHSVSFSTSRGMFDDRSSISSSDSGSQSGRTRVDGKEFFRQVRSRLSYEQFGAFLANVKELNSHKQTREETLRKAEEIFGPDNRDLYAIFEGLINRNVH, encoded by the exons ATGATTTATCTAATCCCCGTACTTTCAGTTTTTTTCTTCATATATAATATAGAAAAAGTGAAACAAAAAAGGAAGCTAATAGAAAAGAGATTGGAGTGTGTgactgtgtgtgtgtgtgtgtgtgtgtgtgtgagagagagagagagagttatAAAAATGTTGGCCAAAGAGTCGGGTGGTTCCACCTTCGATCTTCCCGAGGAATTATTGCAAGTATTACCCTCCGATCCTTTTGATCAACTCGATGTGGCCCGTAAGATCACCTCCATTGCTCTCTCCACCCGCGTGTCTTTACTCGAAGCCGAGTCTTCTTCTCTTCGAGACAAGCTCACCGAGAAAGACCAACAAATCGCCGACTTGTGTGCCCAGATCGATGCTCTCGAGACTTCTTTGTCTGAAACCTCGAATAAGCTCGTTAAGGCCGACCAAGAAAAG GAGAGCTTGTTGAAAGATAATGCTTCGCTTTCTAATACTGTAAGGAAGCTTCAGAGAGATGTTTCCAAG TTGGAGGTCTTTAGAAGGAAGCTTATGCAGTCACTTCAAGAGGACGATGAAAGTTCT GCCACAGGGGGTCCTCCAATCATCGCGAAGCCAACACTGTCAG AAGATGATTCTGCCTTGATTTCAAGAACTGCTTCAATGCGCAGCCAGTACTCTGATTCGGGTGCAGAGGATCGTGACTCAGATG TGTCAGCCTCAAGGCCTGGCTTACCTCATGGCCTCCTGCTAGCATCACAAACAAGCACACCGCGGCTAACTCCTCCAGGTTCTCCACCAAGTGTGTCAGCTTCTGTATCCCCCACAAGGACATCTAAGCCAGTGTCTCCTAGGAGACATTCAGTTTCGTTTTCTACCTCAAGAGGCATGTTTGATGATAGGTCATCAATATCAAGCTCCGATTCTGGATCACAGTCTG GTCGCACTCGGGTTGATGGGAAAGAATTCTTCCGTCAAGTCAG GAGCCGCTTGTCGTATGAGCAGTTTGGTGCGTTCCTGGCAAATGTTAAAGAACTAAACTCCCACAAACAAACGAGAGAA GAGACTTTGAGGAAAGCAGAGGAGATTTTTGGCCCGGATAACAGAGATCTTTATGCAATATTTGAGGGTTTGATTAATCGCAATGTCCATTAA